A segment of the Lolium perenne isolate Kyuss_39 chromosome 3, Kyuss_2.0, whole genome shotgun sequence genome:
GCagtcgaggacggcgtcgatcggggCGTGGTGTGTGTGGTGGTTGTGGTCGTCGGGGTCGGCGAGGAGGCGGTGGAGCTGGAGCACGGAGTTGACGGCGACGGCCTCGCCGGGGGCGACCTGGAGCATCCATGGCTGGACCTCGTCGAGGGTGTTGGCGGCGACCCCGCGGAAGGAGAAGCGGACGCGCACGGAGCGGGCCAGGTCGGCGAGGCGGAGGCCGACGTCGCGGAGGTCGTCGCGGCCGGGCGGGGAGGGCGGGCCAATGCCGGTGATCCGGAGGAAGGGTGGCCCGCCCGGGCGGAGCGCGAGCGCCTGGATCAGGGCCGGCCACTGCAGGCCCTGCATGATGCTGAAGTCGACGACGTGCACGGCGTCGCAGCCGTGGAAGGCCTCGAGGATGGCCTGGTTGGCCGTGAAGTGCGCGAACTTGAGGTAGGGGCAGGCCTCGTAGAAGTGGTGGTAGAGGAAGGCGGCGTCGGTGCCTGCTGGCGGTTGCGGAGCGCTGGTAGGTGAGAAGAAGAGGCGCCTGGAGAGGGCGTCGGTGAAGTGGACGGCGACGCGGCCGATCCCGGAGGCGGTGGAGAGGGCGGCGAGGGAGGCGTTGGCGTCGGCCAGCTGCGCGGAGGCGAGCGCGTGGTCGCCCGCCTCGATGGCGCCCGCGCAGCTCATGAGGAGGTGGACCAGGCGGATGCCCGCGACCTCCTCCTCCGCGCGCCGCATGGCCAGCTCGGCGGCGGCGTCCCGGGACGGGAAGTGCGGCGCGAGGTCGGGCAGAGAGGCGGCGTGCATTTGCGGCGCGCCGTAGTAGGCCACGCTGTCGTCGGAAcctgccgccggcgccggaggaggCGGGAGAAGGGAGGGCAGGAAGCTGGCGTCGAGGCCGGTGGACGACGCAGGGTCCATGGGCCACTGGAAGGGAAAGGTGCCCATGGCCATACGGCGGAGCGGAAGCGGTGGGAGGAGGACGGAAGTGGAATGGTGTGAGGAGTGACGACGGGTTCGCGCTTGGCGGGCGGCGAGTAGATGTAGAGTGAGGGGGCAGTGAGTGACGTCGGAAAGATCGGGGTAGGGCGCGCACACGTGGAGACGAGCACGGGGCGGAAAGGGACACGTAGACCGGCCAGCCACGGGAAGCGGAAGGTAGGAAAGAGAGGCGGGCCGAGTGGCTTGCGAGCGGCCCGAGGAAGGAAGCAAGCGTGCCCCACCTCGCCTTCTGTCAATTCCTGTTTCCCGATTTTGTCTCTCAGGATCTCGGAGTTTGGGATCCTGATTTCTCTGCGTTTAAATATTCGAGAACCATGGGAGCACGAATACTGAAAAAACACTGCTATTAGCAGAATGGCAGCGGTCGCTCGATGCGCAAGAGGTAGCCAGGAAGCTTCCTGGTGCGTGCATAAAATAGAATAACGAATGCACGGCCACAATtctcatttttcatttttcttttgaaccTGAATTTGCGAGGTGGAGATACAATATACATAAATGATCTTGGTAAGATTGAAAATACAAACATGTCCATTTATTGTGCAGAAAGGACCTCGGATCTATAATGGAGAATGCAATCTCGTCGATCTCCACCGATCTCGCATTGCATCTTGTCGTGCTCAACTACAACGATGCCAACCGGGGACATGGACACTTGAGCCACCGCAGCGGGAGCCAAACACGGTGGAGCTACAAGGCCTATGAAGCTAGAGGTTGAAGTAGTCCCTTGGCTAGCCATCAATTGCCACTAGACAAGGGGGAGTGGCCTCCACTTGGCCTAAAGATTCAACGAAAAAAACGCCGTCGAGGATACACTCCCCAAAGTTGTGCCGCCATAGAAACAGCAGCAGAGTGCGGGTGCTACGGCATACCTTCATCTTGGGAATCTCGATGTAGCACGAGGATCTCCCGCGCAGACTCCGAATCTTTTGAAACTTTCAAGTACCgttattgattttttttttaaaaaaaaaggtTTTATGGTGCCTGAGATCCAAAAAATCTGCACTCATGATATGCTTCTTTCTCATTTACTCAAACGTTGCTATAGCACTATGGCTCTTTAATGGGGTGGCCAATTTGGAGTATCGGTGAAAAGGAACGGGTTTATTGCATGCGGGAGAGAagggccctaaaccctaaacctttgacAACAAGGCGGGCAATGAAGTGTATTTTAGGAACATGATCACCAAATTTTAACTCTGGAAATCCTTTGCGGGATAAAAAAACATGAAGTAACAAATGGTGGACTTCACTATTGTTTATAAAATATAATGATTAACAATGACTCGTCGGCTCATCTTATATGTCCTtcatccttcttcttccttcgttGTCACCGTACGCGAGGCAAATCTCACACATGCGATGAAAGCGGCAAGCGTGGGCTCTTCTTATTTCGATCTGTGTTTATGGACGGATGGTGTAGTGGATACCCACTACGGGTGCTCAACCGCAACGACCAACAACCAAATCAGGCGGAGAGATGGAGGTTGGCCACACTACCGGGCTGGTGCAACACCCGTGATAGAACTCTAAATGCAACCATGGAGATGGATGTATCTTTATGTATTATCAAGTCATTAAAGCATGTTCTTGGATATCATCAGAATAGTTTGATAAGTATGTGGCTCGTTTGTGAAACTTTAAGTCTTATGTGATGACTTTTCGAAATGGTTCACAGTGAAGATACACGGATATATATTGTTAGATTGCgatgtgttgtgggtatacttcatgggtgtaccatcgacagtccctagatccggcaagctcgggtggcccatagatggtgatgtggcatgtggcccatcgggcggcccagttgctgttgattctgaaggatgaagtccagctcaggatagggaagccggatcccgaccgactttcagaggaagccggatccgtggaagcccatatggaacccggatccagtacgacgtagatgggaaggcggatccttgacgtacacggcaagacattgtaccatagttaggcaacctgtaatccggctaggactctccatgtaaaccctagatccgtgcgcctttataagccggatcccgggagccctagaggcacaaccacaactcattgtaacaacgcgaaagcgcccagataattccagacaagcagcaataggccatgtcatcgtgcaggtgttccgaagctgggtaaatcgcgtaccaccgtcccgtgtgcactccgccctatggcccctacttcttctccccctcgtgaggatccctcctccgaggcaccgtcgaataggcaacgacagttagctcccaccgtggggccagcggcgtctggaggccggaaccgggagggttctgccatgggaagctacgacgacaccatcgctgtggggcgcgtcctttacgctggAAACCtttcgatcgtccctccggatgagtgctggattccggctaagacaaactccgtcaagctctccatcgtcccagtcggcggcatacacatcttcatcggcgaaatcgtcgattccgacggaaacgctctggtaagtaatgctgacgcgaccgccgctgagcagaacacagtcgcgaagatccgatctgagatgcaggagcttcccaaagaagattccgccttggatctggaaaaatcaaaacccgCCCAATCCGCTCCTAAGCAGGAagtaaaggtggaagaccaatgcagatccgcctgggtctcccaggtgttagagaagcaaaggtgtcacttcgtaaacttcttggcccataccaccggaaccgcccctcaagaagtcggagctggtcccgagcaggttgaggcaccggaaaacagcgctgctccggatcagcaggaggctgtcggagaaagcagcGCTCCGGCTGAAGAATCGATCatgggcaacctaagcccaatttccggggacaccccctccatggatactgaagagttcgatcgcaaggtgaagcaatacggatacggtgatcagcccaaagttgaatccgcccagcctaaacaggtccttgcaaccttggcggcgctggatcaacGGGAATCGGAGGATGAAAACACCCACTCTGATCCACAGCCATCCCATGCAGGATCTCCGCTCTCGCGGGAACGATCGCATAAGGAAGTCttgtccccagaagaactggttgagcaagcaggcatggatgcaatcgcACACTCGGATATCCTCAACAAACCCATTACTTCCGAAGACGCAGCAAACGCAGAGGCTCTAGAAGCCAAAAGGCAGGAGATGTTGGCCACAGCCAAAAAGTTTGCCCAAACCGCAGCCGCAATGATTGACGAGAGGAAGGAAGCCGCGAATTTCGTGGACAATTTTCTCCAACGTGAACGTGAGGTGGATGAATCACTGGTGAAACTCAAGCaactccggaagcattgggaggacaagatcactgAGGCTCAACAGGAAGTCGATAGGATCAGGCGAGAAACTATAGCTCCCcgtaagatcaccttcgcaactccgaccgagcagcagccgtacgccactccgaaggataatatgaagaaggctgcggagatcttgaagaaaaaggacgaggagatcgacatcaaCTACGTACGTACGCTtgttgcttcagcaatgaagcagcagagcaaggcagatacttcgcgcaagttggaatccaactcggagcattgcatctctaccgcgcagaaggacgcctacgacaatcgccatcgtgatgacgaatcgcgaaccggatcctcggaacatagaaggaaaaccagagaacacccaaatccaatccctgtaccatcaaagacgcctccgtcagatccgagaaagggaaaggatgcaatgtacactggtaaggacaagtaccgcaatccctcacctccgcctaacggatatccgcgtcctccacctcctcgtcgccgtagtccagctggaaacaccagaccccatgggcctggcggaatcaatatccgcgacaacgttcTACCCTCAAGGAACAGGAACAGGGAGcgaacgccggaacctcgccggagccagaTCAATGATCGCGAGCCGGAGCCCAGGAGGAGTTGGAACGAAGAACGAGACGcggagcctcgcagaagccggaacggcCA
Coding sequences within it:
- the LOC127343119 gene encoding protein SLENDER RICE1-LIKE 1, which encodes MAMGTFPFQWPMDPASSTGLDASFLPSLLPPPPAPAAGSDDSVAYYGAPQMHAASLPDLAPHFPSRDAAAELAMRRAEEEVAGIRLVHLLMSCAGAIEAGDHALASAQLADANASLAALSTASGIGRVAVHFTDALSRRLFFSPTSAPQPPAGTDAAFLYHHFYEACPYLKFAHFTANQAILEAFHGCDAVHVVDFSIMQGLQWPALIQALALRPGGPPFLRITGIGPPSPPGRDDLRDVGLRLADLARSVRVRFSFRGVAANTLDEVQPWMLQVAPGEAVAVNSVLQLHRLLADPDDHNHHTHHAPIDAVLDCVASLHPKILTVVEQEADHNKPGFLDRFTEALFYYSAVFDSLDASGTASPMAEAYLQREICDIVCNDGGARAERHEPLSRWRDRLARAGLSAVPLGPSALRQARMLVGLSSGEGHSVEEADGCLTLGWHGRPLFSASAWQASPAVAVDAEEDNPHNSNTSNVSSSGGDGGGDSNNSAGSSSNGKSRSSGVVGAAGNMFL